A genomic stretch from Oncorhynchus masou masou isolate Uvic2021 unplaced genomic scaffold, UVic_Omas_1.1 unplaced_scaffold_459, whole genome shotgun sequence includes:
- the LOC135535199 gene encoding C5a anaphylatoxin chemotactic receptor 1-like, which yields MNLVNSSQWFLTQPSPSPAGPSTGLGCSNTWQAETGRITQMVITVLIFLVGVSLNSLVVYALAWRGRGRLTRRGSLGQGETRGASSFRVYVVNLALADLVLLLRTPLMLAYLAHSCSWPVGKLACRLVVFLRGLGLYAAAFLLCAVAVERCLCLLRPVWSSLKRPRWAVPLVCGLLWGLAAALATPYLHTADLLELNGTTQCLESLGYSTGLFVTETVAGFLMPLTVFLVSNVAVLWTARQAGVSGPTSPSSSSSFSATARQMARLYRVLFLTMLLFLSCWVPYFTCRFLRALAAGRPDRAGLYRASFTGAYVSLFLVYLKSSLNPVLYVFAARGLGRTVRASLPSTIERVFNYDYSDSRSRRTLRREDSQI from the exons ATGAACCTTGTGAACAGCAGCCAGTGGTTCCTGACCCAGCCGTCTCCCAGCCCAGCAGGACCCAGTACAGGACTGGGCTGTAGTAATACctggcaggcagagacaggccGCATCACTCAGATGGTCATCACCGTGCTCATCTTCCTG GTGGGCGTGTCCTTGAACAGCCTCGTGGTGTATGCGTTGGCCTGGCGTGGGCGTGGCCGCCTGACGAGGCGTGGCAGCTTGGGCCAAGGGGAGACGCGCGGCGCCAGCAGCTTCCGTGTCTACGTAGTGAACCTGGCGCTGGCtgacctggtcctcctcctccgcACCCCTCTGATGCTGGCGTACCTGGCCCACAGCTGTAGCTGGCCCGTGGGGAAACTGGCCTGTCGCCTGGTGGTGTTCCTTAGAGGCCTGGGACTATACGCCGCAGCCTTCCTGCTGTGTGCCGTGGCTGTGGAGAGATGTCTGTGTCTCCTCAGGCCGGTCTGGTCCAGTCTGAAGCGTCCTCGCTGGGCAGTTCCCCTGGTGTGTGGTCTCCTCTGGGGGCTGGCTGCTGCCCTGGCTACCCCTTACCTCCACACTGCCGACCTGCTGGAGCTCAACGGTACTACCCAGTGTCTGGAGAGCCTGGGGTACAGCACGGGGCTGTTTGTGACCGAGACGGTCGCCGGGTTCCTCATGCCGTTAACGGTGTTCCTGGTGAGTAACGTAGCCGTGCTGTGGACCGCCAGGCAGGCAGGAGTCTCCGGaccaacctctccatcctcctcttcttccttttcGGCGACTGCGAGACAGATGGCCAGGCTGTACCGGGTCCTCTTCCTCACCATGCTCCTCTTCCTGTCCTGCTGGGTCCCCTACTTTACCTGTCGCTTCCTGCGGGCGCTGGCTGCAGGGCGGCCTGACCGGGCGGGGCTGTACCGGGCGTCGTTCACGGGGGCATACGTCTCTCTGTTCCTGGTGTACCTGAAGAGCTCCCTGAATCCTGTCCTCTATGTGTTCGCCGCCCGAGGCCTGGGGCGAACCGTCCGCGCCTCGCTCCCCTCCACCATCGAGAGAGTCTTCAATTATGACTATTCTGACTCCAGGAGTAGACGGACCCTAAGGAGGGAGGATTCACAGATCTAG